From Echinicola soli, a single genomic window includes:
- a CDS encoding SusC/RagA family TonB-linked outer membrane protein produces the protein MRKVLLTMFFMVLVGGQLLIAQTQSITSASQTKTISGTVTDADSGEPIPGVNVFIKGTTTGTSTDLDGKYTLTNIPENASLVYSFIGYTSQEMAVQGKTTINIALSQDTEELGEVVVTALGISKEKERLGYSVTQVGSETLDEARETNVANSLAGRVAGLVVKGTSSGPGGTSKITLRGLPSISGTGSPLYVINGIPMDNTQRGSAGQWGGSDNGDGIGNLSPDDIESMTVLKGQAASALYGSRASNGVILITTKAGKKGGDWSLDYTMNFMAEQGVDFTDFQNVYGQGTGGLKPTTASDAQTTGRLAWGARMDGSQVIGFDGDNYPYSPASENYIDFYRTGTNFTNTVSVSKGLGDDGSFRLSFSNLDANSIVPNSGMDRKTINLNVEQNITDKLNVTAMVNYVNQLSTNIPYLSDGPRNPNNFLFLAPNIDHNIFAPGYNPDTGAETVFSDDIYVTNPYFITERGINDLERNRTISALSAKYNFTPDVYAMVRLGNDVSNDKVNTVEPYGLAYTADLQGALNNRGQSTRSELNIDGILGAIVDLTEDIELDALAGVNMRKNKFESIGLSGSRFVLPYLYSPYNTEIFNRNDNTLNYQEREVHSAYYSLGFGYKDFLTLTTTGRYDVYSTLNPENNSIFSPSVALAFVFDRLLNVDAMDFGKFRASYAVTSGEPTQPYRTQFYYSSANAFNGVPAGSAPLSLPNKELKPFTTDEVELGLDMSFFKNRLSFDIAYFTKTTHDEIMNATYSITSGFNSGVVATGSVSNTGLEVLVSGMPIQTPKFTWRTSVNMTNVKNEVLSTGPDNNPITLGQNRATLGNAVTAFVVGESGPQIRAYDYAYKKDGSIMVDDSGLPIRGELKNYGSVLPTFYGGWNNTLSYNGITFSFLIDYSFGNKVLSATEYYSTWRGLNKNTLVGREDGVSNDGNTATAEDYYKALAQNVTSTSVVDGDFVKLRQLTLGYSMPAKWFANTPVIKGLNVSLVARNLAILMRHAENIDPEASFGSNINYTGIEGTSLPSTRSYGFNLKFKLN, from the coding sequence ATGAGAAAAGTTTTACTGACCATGTTTTTCATGGTATTGGTAGGAGGGCAGTTATTAATTGCCCAAACCCAATCTATTACGAGTGCATCCCAAACCAAAACCATTTCTGGTACGGTGACTGATGCAGATAGTGGTGAGCCCATCCCGGGCGTAAATGTCTTTATCAAAGGCACCACTACTGGTACATCTACTGATCTAGACGGAAAATACACCTTGACCAATATACCGGAGAACGCTTCTTTGGTGTATTCATTTATAGGTTACACCAGCCAGGAAATGGCTGTCCAAGGCAAGACCACCATCAACATAGCCCTTTCTCAGGATACTGAGGAGTTGGGCGAAGTAGTGGTGACGGCGCTTGGTATCAGTAAAGAAAAAGAAAGACTGGGCTATTCTGTGACCCAAGTGGGCAGTGAAACGTTAGACGAGGCACGGGAGACCAATGTGGCCAATTCCCTGGCGGGCCGGGTAGCTGGACTGGTAGTAAAAGGTACCAGCAGTGGCCCTGGAGGTACCTCCAAGATTACCCTCAGAGGACTCCCGAGTATCAGTGGGACTGGATCTCCCCTTTATGTCATAAACGGAATCCCGATGGACAATACCCAGCGAGGGTCTGCCGGCCAGTGGGGCGGCAGTGATAATGGTGACGGTATCGGTAATCTCAGTCCCGATGATATCGAATCCATGACCGTCCTGAAAGGACAAGCTGCCTCGGCACTATATGGGTCGAGGGCTTCTAATGGCGTGATCCTTATCACTACAAAAGCTGGGAAAAAAGGTGGAGATTGGTCCTTGGATTATACCATGAACTTCATGGCAGAACAAGGAGTGGACTTTACCGATTTCCAAAATGTTTATGGCCAAGGAACAGGAGGGCTCAAACCAACAACTGCCAGTGATGCCCAGACTACAGGCCGATTGGCTTGGGGAGCCAGGATGGATGGCAGCCAGGTTATTGGTTTTGATGGGGATAATTACCCCTATTCCCCTGCAAGTGAAAACTATATCGATTTTTACAGGACAGGGACCAACTTCACCAATACTGTGTCTGTGTCAAAAGGATTGGGAGATGATGGCTCATTTAGGCTTTCCTTCTCCAATCTCGATGCCAATTCCATTGTTCCTAATAGTGGGATGGATAGAAAGACGATTAACCTAAATGTGGAACAGAACATTACCGATAAGCTGAATGTTACCGCGATGGTAAATTATGTGAACCAGCTGTCGACCAATATCCCATATCTCAGTGATGGGCCAAGAAACCCTAACAACTTCTTGTTCTTGGCACCCAATATCGATCATAATATTTTTGCACCAGGTTACAATCCCGACACGGGAGCGGAGACAGTATTCAGCGATGATATTTATGTAACCAATCCTTATTTCATCACAGAAAGGGGAATCAATGATCTGGAAAGGAACCGTACGATTTCTGCCTTGTCTGCGAAGTATAATTTTACACCTGATGTCTATGCGATGGTTCGGCTGGGAAATGATGTTTCCAATGACAAAGTAAATACAGTGGAACCGTACGGCCTGGCTTATACGGCTGATTTGCAGGGAGCACTGAATAATCGCGGTCAATCGACCCGATCAGAACTAAACATCGATGGTATTTTGGGGGCTATAGTGGATCTGACTGAGGATATCGAGCTTGATGCATTGGCTGGGGTGAATATGCGGAAAAACAAATTCGAGTCAATCGGACTGAGCGGTAGTAGGTTTGTGTTGCCATATTTATATTCTCCTTACAATACAGAGATTTTTAACAGGAATGACAATACACTGAATTACCAAGAGCGAGAGGTGCATTCTGCATATTATTCACTAGGATTTGGGTACAAGGATTTCTTGACCTTGACCACTACTGGTCGATATGATGTGTACAGTACATTGAATCCGGAAAATAACAGTATCTTTTCGCCATCTGTCGCCTTGGCATTTGTGTTTGATCGCTTGTTAAATGTCGATGCAATGGATTTTGGTAAGTTCCGAGCTTCCTATGCTGTGACCAGTGGTGAGCCGACACAGCCATATCGGACCCAATTCTATTACAGTTCGGCCAATGCCTTTAACGGTGTGCCTGCAGGATCCGCACCACTTTCGTTACCAAACAAAGAGCTGAAGCCCTTTACGACAGACGAAGTGGAGCTTGGCCTGGACATGAGTTTCTTTAAGAATAGGTTGAGTTTTGACATTGCCTACTTTACCAAGACCACCCATGATGAGATCATGAATGCTACTTATAGCATTACCTCTGGTTTTAACAGTGGCGTGGTAGCGACCGGTTCGGTATCAAATACAGGCTTGGAAGTTTTGGTGTCAGGTATGCCTATCCAAACACCAAAATTCACTTGGAGAACTTCCGTGAATATGACCAATGTGAAAAATGAGGTGCTTAGCACAGGTCCTGATAATAACCCCATTACTTTAGGACAAAACAGGGCAACACTGGGAAATGCCGTGACGGCTTTTGTGGTAGGAGAGTCTGGCCCGCAGATCAGGGCATATGATTATGCCTATAAGAAAGATGGAAGCATCATGGTGGATGATTCTGGACTACCGATAAGAGGGGAATTGAAAAATTATGGCTCAGTACTGCCTACTTTTTATGGCGGATGGAATAACACCCTTTCTTATAACGGAATCACATTTTCATTCCTAATAGATTATAGCTTTGGTAATAAGGTGCTGTCTGCTACAGAATATTATTCCACTTGGAGAGGGTTAAATAAAAATACCTTAGTGGGACGAGAAGACGGGGTTTCCAATGATGGGAATACCGCCACAGCAGAGGATTATTATAAAGCGCTTGCCCAAAACGTGACAAGCACTAGTGTAGTAGATGGCGATTTTGTTAAGTTGAGACAACTGACACTGGGATACTCCATGCCTGCCAAATGGTTTGCCAATACACCGGTAATCAAAGGTTTAAACGTGTCGTTGGTGGCTAGAAACCTGGCGATTTTGATGCGTCATGCTGAGAATATTGATCCTGAAGCCTCTTTTGGTTCGAATATCAACTATACAGGTATCGAAGGGACCAGTTTGCCAAGTACAAGATCCTACGGATTCAACCTTAAATTTAAATTGAATTGA
- a CDS encoding DUF6600 domain-containing protein, translating to MNNTRNLKWIGVSLVLWLVLAVNSKRAQAETPYGVSFQVFYDELSPYGDWVNDPRHGYIWLPYVDGDFHPYGSNGHWAMTEYGNTWVSYYDWGWAPFHYGRWLFDDYYGWAWVPGYEWGPAWVNWRTGGGYYGWAPLGPGVSINVSVGIPSFQWVFVPRSRFMNRHVYRYYAPRRNIVNIYHRTTIINNTIVYNNNRYVGGPHRRDIERYSRRSVETYRINNTRNAGRASLSRSRNTLNVYRPNLRTARNESGVSGKPGRVTSREQARSSRSKMGRYNSNNSTRSNNASPSKRQSSRSNDRGVTPSNRSSNSSYGNGSRSSREYNNTRSSTSGSRSTPREKIKTNKSRSNSYEKKPTESKSYGQRSSGRSNAQSRSSRPSPSRESVRKPSSSRSQSSRPTASPSRSRSNSSVSRGSSSSVSKSSGSSSRSRGSSSSSSRGGSSRSRGNNQ from the coding sequence ATGAACAATACAAGAAACTTAAAATGGATAGGTGTATCGCTGGTTCTATGGTTGGTGTTAGCGGTTAATTCTAAGAGAGCACAAGCAGAAACTCCTTACGGTGTATCTTTCCAAGTGTTTTATGACGAACTCTCCCCTTACGGTGATTGGGTAAATGACCCTAGGCACGGATACATCTGGTTACCATATGTAGACGGTGATTTTCATCCATATGGATCAAATGGCCACTGGGCCATGACAGAATATGGTAATACCTGGGTATCTTATTATGACTGGGGCTGGGCTCCATTTCACTACGGAAGATGGCTCTTTGATGACTATTATGGTTGGGCATGGGTCCCTGGCTATGAATGGGGGCCGGCATGGGTCAATTGGAGAACAGGCGGCGGTTATTATGGCTGGGCACCATTGGGCCCTGGTGTATCTATAAATGTATCTGTGGGCATTCCGAGTTTCCAATGGGTATTTGTGCCAAGAAGCCGGTTTATGAATAGACATGTCTATCGATACTATGCTCCTAGACGAAATATTGTGAACATTTACCACCGGACTACCATTATAAATAATACAATTGTTTATAACAATAATCGGTATGTAGGCGGCCCTCACAGACGAGATATCGAACGGTATAGTAGACGTTCTGTGGAAACATACAGGATAAACAATACTAGAAATGCAGGAAGGGCTTCATTATCCAGGTCCAGGAACACCCTAAATGTTTACAGACCGAACTTAAGAACAGCCCGAAATGAAAGCGGGGTTAGCGGAAAACCCGGTAGGGTTACTTCCCGTGAACAAGCGAGATCAAGCCGTTCCAAAATGGGTAGGTACAATTCAAACAATAGTACCCGTTCAAACAATGCATCGCCTTCAAAGAGACAAAGCAGTAGATCGAATGACAGAGGCGTAACACCCTCTAACAGATCTTCAAACTCGTCTTATGGTAACGGGAGCAGGTCTTCTAGAGAATATAATAATACTAGAAGCTCCACTAGCGGTTCAAGAAGTACTCCGCGTGAAAAGATAAAAACCAATAAGAGCAGGAGTAATTCTTATGAAAAAAAACCCACTGAAAGCAAGAGCTATGGGCAACGTTCATCAGGAAGGTCCAATGCACAAAGCAGGTCATCAAGACCTTCTCCAAGTAGGGAATCTGTGCGTAAGCCTTCGAGCTCAAGAAGTCAATCATCAAGGCCTACTGCTTCTCCATCAAGAAGTAGAAGCAATTCTTCTGTCAGTAGAGGCAGCTCTTCAAGCGTAAGCAAATCGTCAGGATCTTCTTCTCGAAGCCGAGGCAGCTCAAGCAGCTCTTCGAGGGGAGGAAGCAGTCGCTCAAGGGGAAATAATCAATAA
- a CDS encoding histone H1, which yields MSRFTEVKELVDSLEDDFAKFYEKGNKAAGTRVRNGMQAIKTLAQDIRKEVTDIKNSEK from the coding sequence ATGAGCAGATTCACAGAAGTAAAGGAACTAGTTGATTCATTGGAAGACGATTTTGCCAAATTCTACGAAAAAGGTAACAAAGCAGCCGGTACAAGAGTTAGAAATGGCATGCAGGCTATCAAAACCCTAGCTCAGGATATCAGAAAAGAAGTTACTGATATCAAGAACTCAGAGAAATAG
- the msrA gene encoding peptide-methionine (S)-S-oxide reductase MsrA has product MQYAHSAEMAKKDTATFAAGCFWCVEAQFLQLEGVSKVISGYTGGHMANPTYKAVGTGKTGHAEAISIVYDPEVITYDELLEAFFVAHDPTQLNRQGNDVGTQYRSAIFYHSAAQKEKAEYYINKLDKENIYPKKIVTELAPMKKFYVAEDYHQNYYNLNKEQGYCRYVITPKLEKFQKIFKDKLKEGK; this is encoded by the coding sequence ATGCAATACGCCCATTCAGCTGAAATGGCCAAAAAGGATACTGCTACCTTTGCCGCAGGATGTTTCTGGTGCGTAGAGGCGCAGTTTCTACAACTTGAAGGTGTCTCAAAAGTCATATCAGGATACACAGGTGGCCATATGGCTAACCCCACCTACAAAGCCGTTGGTACCGGTAAAACAGGACATGCCGAAGCCATTTCCATTGTTTATGACCCTGAGGTGATCACCTATGATGAGCTGCTGGAAGCGTTCTTTGTCGCGCACGACCCTACGCAGCTAAACCGACAGGGAAATGATGTAGGAACGCAGTACCGAAGTGCCATATTCTACCATTCTGCCGCGCAAAAGGAAAAGGCAGAATACTATATCAATAAACTCGACAAGGAGAATATCTATCCCAAAAAGATTGTTACAGAATTAGCGCCCATGAAGAAATTCTATGTAGCGGAGGATTACCACCAGAATTATTACAATCTCAACAAAGAACAGGGTTATTGCCGCTATGTCATTACTCCGAAGCTGGAAAAATTCCAAAAGATATTTAAAGATAAACTGAAGGAAGGAAAATAA
- the msrB gene encoding peptide-methionine (R)-S-oxide reductase MsrB, whose translation MKRILMIGIMLTAIIGCSKGQSNQTQGTQKGKTANPYYSKTDTTKLDVSDAEWKKILPPFLYAVAREASTERAFTGKYWDSDTKGTYYCAVCGNKLFLSEAKFQSDCGWPSFFEPVRQNSVIYKEDNSHGMNRIEVLCGRCDSHLGHIFNDGPPPTHKRFCMNSVSLDFEPLGTVGLN comes from the coding sequence ATGAAAAGAATACTAATGATCGGTATCATGCTGACAGCCATTATAGGCTGCAGCAAGGGCCAAAGCAACCAAACCCAAGGCACCCAGAAAGGCAAAACAGCAAACCCCTACTATTCCAAAACGGACACCACCAAACTGGATGTTTCGGATGCGGAGTGGAAAAAAATCCTACCGCCGTTCCTTTATGCCGTGGCCAGGGAAGCGTCTACTGAAAGGGCCTTTACGGGCAAATATTGGGACAGTGACACCAAAGGCACCTATTACTGCGCTGTCTGCGGCAACAAACTGTTCCTCTCAGAGGCCAAATTTCAAAGTGACTGCGGGTGGCCGAGTTTCTTTGAGCCGGTGCGCCAAAACAGCGTGATCTACAAAGAAGATAACTCCCACGGTATGAACAGAATAGAAGTACTTTGTGGCAGGTGCGATTCCCATTTGGGCCATATCTTCAACGATGGTCCTCCTCCTACCCATAAAAGGTTCTGTATGAATTCAGTTTCATTGGATTTTGAGCCTTTGGGAACAGTTGGGTTAAATTGA
- a CDS encoding FN3 associated domain-containing protein has protein sequence MNIKSKLQGWIENALIVFTGFILIFLFAGDRLIVPALLQVLGRSHPLVLHFPIVLMLAALAFMLIPGIMPEVHQKKITKWALLLAIFFAGIAVLSGWVLSQEEGYEGDNLTLHKWLGVAVYFLGLLVYFTMDRWPKTVKPIGLILLFLLIGAGHLGADLTHGSDFLMAPLRTEENAQVALEEAEVFQHLVKPILEQKCVNCHQASKSKGKLRLDEVAMIQQGGESGSLFDTANWEKSLLVHHIELPMEEKGHMPPKGKAQLTLEELDILRLWVKEGTDFEGKVVDKGKESQLYQLASLQLEKEDPYDFPAADEEDVKALNNFYRLVQPIFPESSALEVSYFGVAAFDPESLKELRKISNQVVSINLNWMPLKGSDLAWLKDFEHLEDLKLNFTGVDEEQLKVLSGLPELKRLSLSGNELSPKIFDILLEIKSLEFVSLWNTGLGQENAKPHEKTLSNVYLEWGFIGNDSVYQLNPPEAKLEEVIFEGEQEVTLKHAIGTVKIRYTLDGSDPDSLSGIPYEGPIKLDRTGQLKAIAYAKGWKTSEFTTEVFYSKGVSPFAVELQTQPAKQYQAKMEETLFDLEKGGDTHTAGGWLGFKDEPLDLVLDMDGSKVETVAVSLLYHEDAYIFPPAKVEVSAMEENENSWKVIVTDSPEMPKKLDKNRMGQLVYPIPERNYKKLRLKLTPLQRLPSWHRGAGDKAWVFVDEVVLH, from the coding sequence ATGAACATAAAAAGTAAGCTACAGGGTTGGATTGAAAATGCATTGATCGTTTTCACCGGGTTTATTCTTATTTTTCTTTTTGCGGGCGATCGGTTGATCGTGCCTGCGCTGCTTCAGGTGCTAGGAAGGAGCCATCCCCTGGTGTTGCATTTTCCCATTGTCTTGATGTTGGCGGCGCTGGCTTTTATGCTTATTCCGGGGATCATGCCGGAGGTGCACCAGAAGAAAATTACTAAATGGGCGCTGCTGCTGGCAATATTTTTTGCAGGAATAGCAGTCCTCAGTGGCTGGGTGCTCAGCCAGGAAGAAGGCTATGAAGGAGATAATTTGACTTTGCACAAATGGCTGGGCGTAGCGGTTTATTTTTTGGGCTTACTGGTGTATTTCACGATGGACAGGTGGCCTAAAACAGTGAAGCCAATAGGTCTGATACTGTTGTTCCTGCTGATTGGAGCGGGCCATTTGGGAGCAGACCTGACCCATGGCAGTGACTTTCTGATGGCACCTCTGCGGACAGAAGAAAACGCACAGGTGGCCTTGGAGGAAGCCGAAGTATTCCAGCATTTGGTCAAGCCTATTCTAGAGCAAAAATGTGTTAACTGTCATCAGGCGAGCAAGAGCAAGGGAAAACTTAGGCTGGATGAAGTGGCCATGATCCAACAGGGAGGAGAGTCGGGCAGCCTGTTCGATACGGCTAATTGGGAAAAATCACTATTGGTTCACCATATCGAGCTTCCCATGGAAGAAAAAGGGCACATGCCGCCAAAAGGAAAGGCACAGTTGACACTGGAAGAACTGGACATTCTTCGATTATGGGTAAAGGAAGGAACTGATTTTGAAGGAAAAGTCGTGGACAAAGGCAAGGAAAGCCAACTGTACCAATTGGCGAGCCTGCAATTGGAAAAGGAGGATCCGTATGATTTTCCGGCAGCGGATGAAGAAGATGTAAAGGCTTTAAATAACTTTTATAGATTGGTTCAACCCATTTTTCCGGAATCTTCGGCCCTGGAGGTATCTTATTTTGGGGTAGCGGCTTTTGATCCGGAATCCTTGAAAGAATTACGTAAAATCAGCAATCAAGTGGTCAGCATTAACTTGAACTGGATGCCCCTGAAAGGATCGGACCTGGCTTGGTTAAAAGACTTTGAACATTTGGAAGACCTAAAGCTTAATTTCACCGGAGTCGATGAGGAACAGTTGAAAGTACTTTCCGGATTACCGGAACTGAAAAGGCTGTCCCTGTCAGGAAACGAGCTTTCTCCTAAAATCTTCGATATCCTTTTAGAGATCAAATCTTTGGAGTTTGTGAGTTTGTGGAACACGGGCTTAGGGCAAGAAAATGCCAAACCCCATGAAAAAACCCTCTCCAATGTCTATTTGGAGTGGGGTTTTATAGGAAATGACTCGGTTTATCAGCTTAATCCACCGGAAGCGAAATTAGAAGAAGTGATCTTTGAGGGGGAGCAAGAAGTGACGTTGAAGCATGCTATTGGGACAGTCAAAATACGATATACACTGGATGGTTCAGACCCGGATAGTTTGAGCGGCATTCCTTATGAAGGGCCGATAAAGTTGGATAGAACAGGTCAGCTAAAGGCCATCGCCTATGCAAAGGGGTGGAAAACAAGTGAATTTACTACCGAGGTTTTTTACAGCAAAGGGGTTTCCCCATTCGCTGTAGAACTACAGACCCAGCCGGCCAAGCAATACCAAGCAAAGATGGAAGAAACCCTCTTTGATTTGGAAAAAGGGGGAGATACCCATACAGCAGGAGGTTGGTTGGGGTTTAAAGATGAGCCGTTGGATTTGGTGCTGGATATGGACGGTAGCAAAGTGGAAACCGTAGCTGTCAGCCTTCTGTACCATGAAGATGCATATATTTTTCCTCCTGCCAAAGTAGAGGTGTCGGCGATGGAGGAAAACGAAAATTCCTGGAAAGTGATCGTAACTGATTCTCCGGAAATGCCCAAAAAGCTGGATAAAAACAGGATGGGCCAATTGGTTTACCCAATACCGGAGAGAAATTATAAGAAGCTCCGTCTGAAGCTAACTCCGCTGCAGCGATTGCCTTCATGGCACAGGGGAGCAGGGGACAAGGCTTGGGTGTTTGTGGATGAGGTGGTGCTGCATTAA